One Candidatus Poribacteria bacterium DNA segment encodes these proteins:
- a CDS encoding ABC transporter permease subunit — translation MLREIIWRELLDHLQSLRFALTLLLVIVLMLTGSVLYIHDYRQQVADYRENVSENLRLLEDKTKRGLHSVVSRYQLIYRAPSPLGFIAEGHEKDLPNAFSVDAFELVGPQTILRRNYTLQRFDALDWVFTVGVILSFAAFAMTYDSISGEAETGTLRLCLSNALPRATLLFGKYIGTIISLSIPLIIGICMNTLIISLFGVLPFEPTYWLQIGGVVLFSVLYISVFATLGLFISCLTRTSSVSLVLLLLVWVCFVVFIPRTGGLLASRLGELPDEKTVTRQANDATRDILNRYGRDRFSAHWSPGEPLTRAAKIGDAQQAIYNEYRQQQLYQAKLAQNISRISPTAIYQIGCEALVGTGIKHYERFFKKAIEYRRSLLQFTYEEYPFNPNFFLEDADRQQLRETQISLDKIPKFDDTPSDFSTTFTEASLDILLLFLFNMVFFMGAFLAFTRYDV, via the coding sequence ATGCTACGTGAAATTATCTGGCGAGAACTTTTAGATCATCTACAGAGTCTCCGTTTCGCCCTGACGTTGCTGCTGGTCATCGTCTTAATGTTGACCGGAAGCGTGCTATATATCCACGACTACCGCCAACAGGTCGCGGATTACCGTGAAAATGTCAGCGAAAACTTGCGACTTCTGGAAGACAAAACGAAGAGAGGCTTACACAGTGTGGTCAGTCGCTACCAGTTGATATATCGTGCACCGAGTCCATTGGGATTCATCGCTGAAGGGCATGAAAAAGACCTGCCGAATGCCTTTTCAGTGGACGCGTTTGAACTGGTCGGTCCCCAAACGATCCTGCGCAGGAACTACACGCTCCAGCGGTTTGACGCATTGGATTGGGTGTTTACCGTCGGCGTTATCCTGAGTTTCGCAGCGTTCGCGATGACCTATGACAGCATCTCAGGCGAGGCAGAAACTGGCACGCTCCGCCTCTGTCTCTCGAATGCGCTCCCGCGCGCAACCCTGCTTTTCGGGAAATACATCGGCACAATCATCAGCCTCTCGATTCCGTTGATCATCGGGATTTGCATGAACACCCTCATCATCTCGCTTTTCGGCGTGCTGCCTTTTGAACCGACTTATTGGCTACAGATTGGCGGGGTCGTTCTGTTTTCAGTCCTCTATATCTCTGTGTTCGCGACGCTTGGGCTGTTCATCTCCTGCCTCACGAGAACCTCATCCGTCAGCCTCGTCCTACTCCTTCTGGTGTGGGTGTGTTTTGTGGTGTTTATCCCGCGGACAGGTGGATTGCTCGCAAGTCGATTGGGGGAACTCCCCGATGAGAAAACGGTCACCAGACAGGCAAACGATGCGACGCGCGATATCCTTAATCGATACGGCAGGGATAGATTTAGCGCACACTGGTCGCCGGGCGAACCGCTGACCCGTGCCGCCAAAATCGGCGATGCCCAGCAAGCGATCTACAATGAATACCGCCAACAACAACTCTATCAGGCGAAACTCGCCCAGAATATATCCCGTATCTCCCCAACGGCGATCTATCAGATCGGCTGTGAGGCGTTGGTCGGCACCGGCATCAAACACTACGAGCGGTTTTTCAAGAAGGCGATCGAATATCGGCGTAGTCTCCTGCAGTTCACTTACGAGGAATACCCGTTCAATCCCAACTTCTTTCTCGAAGATGCGGACAGGCAGCAATTACGAGAGACGCAAATAAGTTTGGATAAGATTCCCAAATTCGATGATACTCCGTCCGATTTCTCCACCACATTTACCGAAGCGAGTTTGGACATCCTACTGCTGTTCTTATTCAATATGGTCTTCTTTATGGGGGCGTTCCTCGCCTTCACCCGCTATGATGTGTGA
- a CDS encoding ABC transporter permease subunit encodes MSPIWIIAKREFTENILSLRLLIGLVVCLALFVASTYVLMEDYEKRLSVHNAAEIEHRNTLEAVKVYSDLRVDIAKPPEPLSVICLGMERQLGSTVKVSYEDVPTEAKILGGGNPLLNVFSAVDAVLMVQIAFSLFVISIAYNVICGERESGTLALIASNPVSKYHILIGKYLGGMASLLMPLAIGWIAAALLINVHPMIEFHTAEWSRFAGLFAALALYLSVFFLLSMLVSAITRRSARALVWLLFLWIVIVFIVPNGAVYIAKQVRPIPSKSVVNTERAAIETAFKEKIRDYGRKHQSSSYFTSGRSVISGHYPFAFHVLTGSREAMLWYLDGAQFYIPHRIEYAEQIGNLHRGYYRSLKRQTALAENLSRLSPAWVYYNISAGLSGTDLRRHERFIQQAQGYRETLMAYMQEQGAFSSISWFTSVNLNDMPSQAGLTESDEETFFENVTPKSWDDVERLDLSGMPAFSSGPVWGNVVLGGVLPGLVYLMILNILLFLITGAMFLKSEVR; translated from the coding sequence CCACAATGCCGCAGAAATCGAACACCGGAACACCCTTGAGGCGGTGAAGGTGTATTCGGACCTGAGGGTAGACATCGCAAAACCGCCTGAACCCTTAAGTGTTATCTGCTTAGGGATGGAGCGGCAGCTCGGTAGCACGGTAAAGGTTTCCTACGAAGATGTCCCCACAGAAGCGAAAATCCTCGGCGGCGGCAATCCACTCCTGAACGTCTTTTCTGCCGTTGACGCGGTACTCATGGTGCAGATAGCGTTCAGCCTGTTCGTGATTTCCATCGCTTACAATGTCATCTGCGGCGAGCGTGAAAGCGGAACACTTGCACTTATTGCATCAAACCCGGTCTCGAAATACCACATCCTGATCGGGAAATACCTCGGCGGCATGGCAAGTCTCCTTATGCCACTCGCCATCGGCTGGATAGCCGCGGCACTATTGATAAACGTCCACCCAATGATAGAATTCCATACCGCTGAATGGAGTCGGTTCGCCGGACTCTTCGCGGCTTTGGCGTTATACCTCTCCGTCTTTTTCCTGCTTTCGATGCTGGTTTCAGCCATCACCCGGCGGTCGGCGCGGGCACTCGTCTGGTTGCTATTCCTCTGGATTGTGATTGTGTTCATCGTCCCAAACGGGGCGGTGTATATCGCAAAGCAGGTGCGACCGATACCTTCCAAATCGGTGGTCAACACAGAGCGCGCGGCGATAGAGACAGCGTTTAAGGAGAAAATCAGAGATTACGGCAGAAAGCATCAAAGCAGCTCCTACTTTACATCGGGACGCAGTGTGATCAGTGGTCATTATCCATTTGCCTTCCACGTGCTAACAGGATCCAGAGAAGCGATGCTCTGGTATCTCGACGGTGCCCAATTTTACATCCCACACCGCATTGAATACGCAGAGCAGATAGGAAACCTCCATCGGGGATACTACCGTTCGCTGAAAAGACAGACCGCTTTGGCTGAAAACCTTTCCAGACTTTCGCCGGCATGGGTCTACTACAATATCTCCGCGGGTCTATCCGGCACGGATTTGCGGCGGCATGAGCGGTTCATCCAGCAAGCACAGGGTTACCGAGAGACATTGATGGCATACATGCAGGAACAGGGGGCTTTCTCAAGTATCAGCTGGTTCACGTCCGTCAATCTCAACGATATGCCCTCACAAGCCGGACTCACGGAATCAGACGAAGAAACGTTTTTTGAAAACGTCACACCGAAAAGTTGGGATGACGTGGAACGGCTTGACTTAAGCGGTATGCCTGCCTTTAGCAGTGGACCGGTGTGGGGAAACGTTGTGCTTGGCGGTGTTCTTCCGGGTTTAGTCTACCTGATGATCCTAAACATTCTGCTGTTTCTGATCACCGGCGCGATGTTCCTAAAAAGCGAGGTAAGGTGA